The Candidatus Saccharimonadales bacterium genome includes a region encoding these proteins:
- a CDS encoding DUF805 domain-containing protein: MAAITTPRTGHKKVAQRTIFTGRIGRLQFFLGFIYMCVPLFASITLGGLNQFLFIRGPVFTGINVMLTVVALSVILFFIPETLSLYTRRLHDLDYSGLLALLLLIPLFDIFFHFYLQFKTGGMRPNQFGEPPARDKSVWVVWGFKGSN, from the coding sequence ATGGCGGCAATAACTACACCCCGAACAGGTCACAAAAAAGTCGCACAGCGGACGATCTTTACTGGCCGTATTGGACGCCTCCAGTTCTTTCTCGGGTTTATCTATATGTGTGTCCCGCTGTTTGCTTCGATCACGCTTGGTGGCCTGAACCAATTCCTGTTCATTCGCGGGCCCGTATTCACTGGTATCAACGTCATGCTTACTGTCGTGGCATTGAGTGTTATCCTCTTCTTCATCCCCGAGACCCTCTCACTTTATACCCGTCGGCTGCACGATCTTGACTACAGCGGCCTCTTGGCCCTTCTCCTGCTCATACCGCTCTTCGATATCTTCTTTCACTTCTATCTGCAGTTCAAAACCGGTGGCATGCGACCGAACCAGTTTGGAGAGCCGCCAGCAAGAGATAAGAGCGTCTGGGTTGTCTGGGGCTTTAAAGGCTCTAACTGA
- a CDS encoding aminoglycoside phosphotransferase family protein — protein sequence MSQSKMQLLKEKIRKDFPEFSIKAIKVLDTGWHHDAVEVNGSIIFLIPHHAYGQDITPDKVHREVELLRFLKDKLPVNIPDPQYVAADESYFGYPKLDGVLLDDVIGIFTHENWEQLKVDWVAIASTLHENVSVETVRSLGVPDFKPSDSQTIKRILDIPDIDKDVMDFALEMIRQLEAYDPDPESYVFIHYDMQPRNIIINPETMRIVGLIDWTESCIGPLSREFSVHEWMQGNLLSEVASLYEEKTGLPVDTKQARMLYGIDELSGYVEYIEAEDFHEATKYLRRIKQLIVTESQLG from the coding sequence ATGAGCCAAAGCAAAATGCAGCTGCTTAAAGAAAAGATTCGAAAGGACTTCCCAGAATTCTCTATAAAGGCGATTAAAGTTCTTGATACGGGCTGGCACCATGACGCCGTTGAAGTAAATGGCTCGATCATCTTTCTTATTCCACACCACGCGTACGGCCAAGACATTACTCCCGACAAAGTTCACCGTGAAGTGGAGTTACTCAGGTTTTTAAAAGACAAGTTGCCGGTTAACATTCCCGACCCACAATACGTTGCTGCAGACGAAAGCTATTTTGGTTACCCAAAGCTTGATGGAGTACTGCTTGACGATGTTATCGGAATCTTTACGCACGAAAATTGGGAGCAACTTAAAGTTGATTGGGTAGCTATTGCAAGTACTCTCCATGAGAATGTCAGCGTTGAAACAGTGAGATCACTCGGGGTTCCTGACTTTAAGCCGTCTGACTCGCAAACTATTAAACGTATTCTTGATATCCCAGATATTGATAAAGATGTAATGGACTTTGCATTGGAAATGATCAGGCAGCTGGAAGCCTACGATCCAGACCCCGAATCTTACGTATTCATCCACTATGATATGCAACCTCGTAACATCATAATCAATCCAGAAACCATGCGTATTGTGGGCCTCATTGACTGGACCGAGTCCTGTATCGGCCCATTATCTCGGGAGTTTTCAGTTCACGAGTGGATGCAAGGCAATTTATTGAGTGAAGTCGCGTCGCTATACGAAGAAAAGACGGGCTTACCTGTTGATACGAAACAAGCACGTATGTTGTATGGTATTGATGAACTAAGTGGTTATGTCGAATATATTGAAGCAGAAGACTTTCACGAAGCAACTAAGTATTTACGGCGTATTAAGCAGCTAATTGTGACCGAATCTCAGTTGGGATAA
- a CDS encoding sulfite exporter TauE/SafE family protein: MLHWLIYLGGGLLSGGVNSIAGGGSLFLFPLLIGLGLPPIRANTTMGLIVQPGTLASVIGARQTLQGVPKYYYLLLIPMFFGGLAGAVILLDSSPKSFEQIAPVLMLVAIILLLFQDKIHSLLYNPRKKHRHYPLVLGMLVLVLILVAVYGGYFGAGFGIITLGLFGLTKLKDIQQMNTLKNIAGVVTGVADSGYFIAHHVIDWHILPLFVVGNIVGGYYTALYSTRLPTKTLRKIIIVIAIVLTAYLFYKYH; the protein is encoded by the coding sequence ATGCTTCATTGGCTGATCTATCTGGGCGGTGGTTTGTTGTCGGGTGGCGTCAACTCGATTGCCGGAGGTGGTTCGCTCTTTCTCTTCCCGCTTCTAATTGGCTTAGGGCTCCCCCCGATCAGGGCCAATACGACGATGGGGCTTATCGTCCAGCCAGGCACGCTTGCTTCCGTGATTGGTGCCCGACAGACGCTACAAGGGGTTCCAAAATACTACTACCTGCTGCTTATACCAATGTTCTTCGGTGGTCTAGCCGGAGCCGTCATTCTTCTAGATAGTTCGCCGAAGTCGTTTGAGCAGATCGCCCCAGTCCTGATGCTCGTTGCGATCATCCTTCTGCTCTTTCAGGATAAAATTCACTCCTTACTCTACAACCCACGTAAAAAGCATCGTCACTATCCTCTCGTGCTCGGTATGCTCGTTTTGGTCCTCATCCTCGTCGCCGTCTACGGGGGTTACTTTGGAGCAGGTTTCGGGATTATTACTCTTGGTTTGTTCGGACTGACAAAACTCAAAGACATACAACAGATGAATACCCTTAAAAACATAGCCGGTGTTGTTACGGGTGTCGCTGACAGCGGTTACTTTATTGCTCACCACGTCATAGACTGGCACATTCTTCCCCTCTTTGTTGTCGGCAATATCGTTGGGGGATATTACACGGCACTCTACAGCACGAGACTGCCGACCAAAACGCTACGCAAGATTATCATTGTTATTGCTATTGTTCTGACTGCCTATCTTTTCTACAAGTACCATTGA
- a CDS encoding NUDIX domain-containing protein, with amino-acid sequence MKHLLDVLDEFGQPTGRQASIGEVMEKGWWYAGVRGVIYSPDGKVVIQKRSESMIQHPGMLDVSLGGFIDAGETPKQAMVRELKEELGLVIDPDDIEPAGIRKYDHHWSQHLKKTSRAFIHGYLIPVRSSDISLIVQPSEVEWARFIDLDRVKQLINHEHHDSLGRLIPIYAYYKLLIEALEKRLKVPV; translated from the coding sequence ATGAAGCATCTACTTGATGTATTAGATGAGTTTGGCCAACCGACCGGCAGACAAGCCAGTATCGGTGAAGTCATGGAGAAAGGTTGGTGGTACGCCGGCGTTCGCGGTGTTATCTACAGCCCGGACGGTAAAGTAGTCATCCAGAAGCGTTCTGAGAGCATGATCCAGCATCCCGGCATGCTAGACGTATCGCTCGGCGGGTTTATAGACGCCGGTGAAACACCGAAACAGGCTATGGTCAGGGAACTCAAAGAAGAACTGGGTCTCGTGATCGATCCAGACGATATCGAACCGGCAGGTATTCGAAAATACGATCATCACTGGTCACAGCATCTAAAGAAGACCTCGAGAGCCTTCATACATGGTTACCTGATTCCTGTTCGAAGCTCTGATATATCACTGATCGTTCAACCCTCTGAGGTAGAGTGGGCCAGGTTTATAGATTTAGACCGTGTTAAGCAACTAATCAACCACGAGCACCACGACTCACTCGGCAGGCTGATCCCGATCTATGCCTACTACAAGCTTTTGATCGAAGCTCTCGAAAAGCGCTTGAAGGTTCCCGTCTAA
- a CDS encoding ATP-binding protein, with protein sequence MRLQLRFLMVMAALFVVAALLILLGQKFELDRSKSLLANTLGDRRTYVLHIINLDGQSEQAFDEDYSFWDDMVNFIKTDDVTFAHQNLDTGLSTFNTDADWVYRPNGSLVYFSSASGSNALQSLGLPTSFFTQLNKAKFAHFYTKDDGTLLEIRAATVVGSNDPNHDTPAQGYLLIGRIIGNDYASSISSLSGSTIKIGGVGNNGNIIGKDTVSFADTLNSWNGKPVALLRSTSTVTAVADQRQQDTRQLQIVTVLTFVAISIIMALIWLLVLKPTTILNKAISLKRPELLRGLAKQNTEFGTLASTVEAFFHQKVSLEQAEFRKTELEKLNKEKADFLAVAAHELNHPVSNVKIFAEFLTFLLRDPNHRDEKAIAKQVRAIGHQSTRINMLLNDLYASSSGKQGLEFNLRDFDFDTFIRDEVEESRFSIKNKINLFSETRVTVHSDPDRLGQVVANLIRNAVKYSPEGGDILVRAKDADGGVQVSIQDFGVGIAPEDIPHLFERFYRSSRISSTIPGLGLGLNISKTIIESLGGRIWVESTLGKGTTFHFSIPLKAEAVVKTHETAPEPDSPEVSA encoded by the coding sequence ATGAGATTGCAGCTGCGATTTCTGATGGTTATGGCAGCCCTCTTTGTGGTGGCGGCCTTACTGATACTACTGGGCCAGAAGTTCGAGTTGGACAGGTCTAAGAGCCTCCTCGCAAATACCCTCGGTGACCGTCGTACTTACGTTCTTCACATCATCAACCTCGATGGCCAGTCGGAACAGGCCTTTGATGAAGACTACTCGTTCTGGGACGACATGGTCAACTTCATCAAGACAGATGACGTGACGTTTGCTCATCAGAACCTGGATACCGGCCTCAGTACCTTTAACACTGACGCCGACTGGGTCTACCGGCCGAACGGCTCGCTCGTCTACTTCAGCTCAGCCAGCGGCTCGAACGCCTTGCAGTCGCTCGGCTTACCGACCAGTTTCTTCACTCAGCTCAATAAGGCCAAGTTTGCCCACTTCTATACTAAAGACGATGGCACGCTACTCGAGATTAGGGCGGCAACCGTTGTCGGCAGCAACGATCCGAACCACGATACTCCAGCCCAAGGATATCTTCTGATTGGCCGCATTATCGGCAACGACTACGCCAGCTCAATCTCTTCCCTCTCAGGCAGCACCATCAAGATAGGTGGGGTCGGTAATAACGGCAATATCATCGGAAAGGATACGGTCTCGTTCGCAGATACGTTAAATAGCTGGAATGGGAAGCCGGTTGCCCTCCTGCGCTCCACGTCAACAGTCACTGCCGTCGCCGACCAGCGGCAACAGGATACCCGCCAACTGCAGATTGTCACCGTTCTAACATTTGTAGCCATTAGTATAATCATGGCTCTTATCTGGCTACTAGTCCTAAAACCGACCACCATTCTAAACAAGGCGATCAGCCTCAAGCGTCCCGAGTTACTCCGTGGTCTGGCAAAACAGAACACTGAGTTTGGCACACTTGCCTCAACCGTTGAGGCGTTCTTCCATCAGAAGGTGAGCCTCGAACAGGCCGAGTTCAGGAAAACCGAACTCGAAAAACTCAACAAAGAAAAAGCCGACTTCCTGGCCGTTGCCGCCCATGAACTGAACCATCCAGTTTCAAATGTCAAAATCTTTGCTGAATTCCTGACTTTCCTGCTGCGAGATCCGAACCATAGAGACGAGAAAGCCATCGCCAAGCAGGTGAGAGCTATCGGGCACCAGAGCACACGGATTAATATGCTGTTGAATGATCTCTATGCTTCCAGTAGTGGCAAACAAGGACTCGAATTCAATTTACGTGACTTTGACTTCGACACGTTTATCCGCGATGAGGTCGAAGAGTCAAGATTCAGCATTAAAAACAAGATCAATCTCTTCTCTGAGACGCGGGTAACCGTGCATAGTGACCCCGATCGCCTCGGCCAAGTGGTTGCCAATCTTATTCGCAATGCCGTCAAATACTCTCCCGAGGGCGGAGATATCTTAGTGCGAGCCAAAGACGCAGACGGCGGCGTGCAAGTCAGCATCCAAGACTTTGGTGTCGGCATTGCCCCCGAGGATATCCCCCACCTGTTCGAGCGATTCTACAGATCCAGCCGAATCAGTAGTACTATTCCTGGCCTCGGTCTGGGCCTTAACATCTCTAAGACGATCATCGAGAGTTTGGGTGGTAGAATCTGGGTCGAGAGCACTCTCGGCAAAGGAACTACTTTCCACTTCTCCATTCCTTTGAAGGCCGAGGCAGTCGTAAAGACCCACGAGACAGCACCAGAGCCTGATTCTCCTGAGGTATCGGCCTAA
- a CDS encoding class I SAM-dependent methyltransferase has translation MQSKPLSFNDDAGLYDKMRPGYPKEVFTKLQAITGLNQGSHILEIGCGSGQATRSLVDITRHIVCVDPGENLLAVARVKFPDLTFVNSTFEDYVTDERYNLIISATAWHWVNPKVAYKKAHELLKDDGYLAVLRNDHIETDPDAFHNKADFIYKRYSNPDVMGDDQKVTDDQAVLLENQYFHVVETVGFPWEQTYTIDEYIALRNTYSDHRTMDRDKRLELEKELRDFAHRHYNDKITKHYVAVLFLARKI, from the coding sequence ATGCAATCAAAACCTCTCAGCTTCAATGATGATGCAGGACTTTACGATAAGATGCGTCCTGGCTATCCAAAAGAGGTATTTACCAAGCTGCAGGCCATCACAGGACTTAATCAGGGGAGTCACATACTTGAAATTGGATGTGGCAGCGGACAAGCAACCCGGAGCCTCGTTGATATAACCCGACATATAGTGTGCGTGGACCCCGGCGAAAACTTGCTAGCAGTTGCTAGGGTGAAGTTCCCTGATCTTACTTTTGTAAACTCTACTTTTGAGGACTACGTAACGGATGAGAGATACAACCTAATTATTTCGGCGACTGCGTGGCACTGGGTCAATCCAAAAGTAGCTTACAAAAAAGCACACGAGTTACTAAAAGATGACGGCTACTTGGCAGTCTTGCGCAATGACCATATAGAAACCGACCCGGACGCATTTCATAACAAGGCGGACTTTATCTACAAACGCTATTCCAACCCGGACGTTATGGGCGATGATCAAAAGGTTACAGATGATCAGGCTGTGCTGTTAGAGAATCAATACTTCCACGTTGTAGAAACAGTAGGATTTCCTTGGGAGCAGACGTATACTATCGACGAATATATTGCGCTTCGTAACACGTACTCTGACCATCGAACGATGGACCGGGATAAGCGTCTTGAGCTCGAGAAAGAACTACGTGACTTTGCGCATAGACACTACAACGATAAGATCACAAAACACTATGTGGCAGTACTTTTTCTGGCCCGAAAGATCTAA
- a CDS encoding class I SAM-dependent methyltransferase, giving the protein MSAKSHHLYDDKAFLYDLLYSYKDYGGEIKALLHHLEQHGVGTSFEAHIVDLACGTGEHVKYLAEALPEATIHGVDLNKGVIDHATAKQLGDKVSFSAEDMVGFFEHDNHRYDLVVCLFASLQYITETRQLKQLLANIYDRLKPDCAFVFDLRYAREHWLDGHIVASTHKEPDIEVAMFGMPFRNENMVTWNPALFWKTRDGKLDMTIDEHTIRLYSVDEIKSYLQEAGFKTEVTSGFGDKSYDGSIFPVFYAFKEKA; this is encoded by the coding sequence ATGTCGGCTAAGAGTCACCATCTCTACGACGACAAGGCGTTCCTCTACGACTTGCTCTACAGCTACAAGGACTATGGTGGCGAGATAAAAGCTCTCCTTCACCACCTTGAACAACACGGAGTTGGGACATCTTTCGAAGCACATATCGTCGACTTGGCCTGCGGTACCGGCGAGCACGTTAAGTATCTAGCCGAAGCGCTGCCGGAAGCGACCATCCATGGCGTCGATCTTAATAAGGGTGTTATCGACCACGCCACGGCCAAACAACTTGGTGATAAGGTTAGTTTTTCGGCCGAGGATATGGTTGGCTTCTTTGAGCATGACAACCACCGATACGACCTGGTCGTCTGCCTCTTCGCCTCGCTGCAGTACATCACTGAGACCAGACAACTCAAGCAGCTCCTGGCGAATATCTATGACAGACTCAAGCCTGACTGCGCTTTTGTCTTTGATCTCCGCTATGCCCGTGAACATTGGCTCGATGGGCACATTGTTGCCTCAACCCACAAAGAGCCCGATATTGAGGTCGCCATGTTTGGTATGCCTTTCAGAAACGAGAATATGGTCACCTGGAATCCAGCTCTCTTCTGGAAGACAAGGGACGGCAAACTCGACATGACAATCGACGAGCATACCATTCGTCTCTATTCTGTCGACGAGATTAAGAGTTACCTACAAGAAGCAGGCTTTAAGACCGAGGTAACGAGTGGCTTCGGTGATAAATCCTATGACGGGAGCATCTTTCCCGTCTTCTATGCCTTCAAGGAGAAAGCGTGA
- a CDS encoding NAD(P)/FAD-dependent oxidoreductase, which yields MIEDYNVIIVGGGPAGISAGIYAKYDGNNPLIIEEKTLAWIPEKHVNLLEKLEGFPALLNTVNGTQLVDRFRFSLSEMGVEYIEGVRVEKVTPGDGEIIVETTNGTYKTRAVIVATGTVPITLDTKLVNGHKKEVYYFAYNNFKDYIGKEVAVLGSRNSGSTAAIYLAKRGLKVTIFEIKDTVQAKYKHTQHFEPLGIKTITSAKVKRLEGSQSLERLVYEKDGQDQTIDCRAVFCYIGVRPLLDIANDLKLPLNEQGYVDTNFYQTSPTPGLFVAGDMCGDLKHIIAACGQGAKAAYNVNKYFSAHK from the coding sequence GTGATCGAGGATTATAACGTTATTATCGTCGGTGGTGGTCCAGCCGGTATCAGTGCTGGTATTTACGCCAAGTACGACGGGAACAACCCGTTGATCATTGAAGAGAAAACGCTGGCCTGGATTCCAGAGAAACACGTCAACTTACTCGAAAAATTGGAGGGCTTCCCTGCCCTGCTCAATACCGTCAACGGCACACAGCTCGTCGATCGTTTTCGCTTTAGCCTCAGCGAGATGGGTGTCGAGTACATCGAAGGTGTCCGGGTTGAAAAGGTAACACCTGGCGATGGCGAGATAATCGTCGAAACAACGAATGGTACTTACAAAACTAGAGCGGTTATCGTAGCTACCGGGACGGTTCCAATCACCCTCGATACCAAACTCGTAAACGGACACAAGAAAGAGGTCTACTACTTCGCATATAACAACTTCAAAGACTACATCGGCAAGGAGGTTGCGGTTCTGGGCAGTCGTAACTCGGGTAGCACCGCTGCAATCTACCTCGCGAAACGTGGGCTTAAGGTTACCATTTTTGAGATCAAAGACACTGTTCAGGCTAAATATAAGCACACTCAGCACTTCGAGCCGCTGGGTATCAAGACTATCACGAGCGCCAAGGTCAAACGACTTGAGGGTAGCCAGAGCCTCGAGAGACTGGTCTACGAAAAAGACGGACAAGATCAGACTATCGATTGTAGAGCGGTCTTTTGCTATATCGGTGTCAGACCGCTGCTCGACATTGCCAACGATCTTAAACTACCGCTGAACGAGCAGGGATATGTCGATACCAACTTCTATCAGACCTCACCTACTCCTGGTCTCTTTGTGGCCGGTGATATGTGTGGAGATCTAAAGCACATCATCGCCGCTTGCGGTCAGGGCGCAAAAGCAGCCTATAACGTCAATAAATATTTCAGCGCTCATAAGTAA
- a CDS encoding flavoprotein, which yields MKDIIETKQVDLAGKVVYLVVSSAAKVRVLPELIDQLLEFGVNIVVIPTPNATHLLSQLKIKQSEHVTIADGQRQLKFGKAQKQNKEASEESAIIVAPCTFNTLSKIACGITDSYALMLVATAIAKKTPVIVAPSYDATWHHPMNIPHIEKLQSWGVRVIWPDLEIDHITMVCPEKIVDTFHTTISKVKFTAHQFDNDTVRKVYGQAIKEYLPTFKEVGLRAAGDGLNYSIHGCMSVRISEKWMLITSTGTSLAHLEEDDVTLVDMAMSNKHKEIYWHGQKLPSSETPLHLSIYKSCPETHAVIHTHCPQITYNPNYMHLKTEAYVTYGNFEVIEPLRDILLANDGFGITRMHGEVVHGPTLINAYEKLRVYLPKREKVNVG from the coding sequence ATGAAAGATATTATTGAGACGAAACAGGTTGATCTGGCCGGCAAGGTTGTCTATCTTGTCGTCTCGTCGGCCGCAAAGGTTCGTGTTCTTCCTGAACTGATCGATCAGCTGCTTGAATTTGGTGTCAATATCGTTGTAATTCCGACACCTAATGCAACACATCTGCTCAGCCAACTCAAGATAAAGCAAAGCGAGCACGTCACCATTGCGGATGGACAGAGACAACTTAAATTTGGAAAAGCACAAAAACAGAACAAAGAGGCAAGTGAAGAGAGTGCTATCATTGTTGCCCCATGTACTTTTAACACACTCAGTAAGATCGCTTGCGGAATTACCGACAGCTACGCACTAATGTTGGTCGCTACGGCGATTGCCAAAAAGACACCTGTTATTGTCGCCCCCTCTTACGATGCGACGTGGCACCATCCGATGAATATCCCGCATATCGAGAAGCTTCAGTCCTGGGGTGTGCGAGTTATCTGGCCTGATCTCGAAATTGATCATATTACTATGGTCTGTCCCGAAAAGATTGTCGACACTTTCCACACGACTATTTCGAAGGTCAAGTTTACGGCCCATCAGTTCGATAACGACACAGTTCGAAAGGTCTACGGCCAAGCCATCAAAGAATATCTACCTACTTTCAAAGAAGTCGGGTTGAGAGCCGCCGGTGACGGGCTCAACTACAGCATCCACGGCTGTATGAGCGTTCGAATTAGTGAGAAGTGGATGCTGATTACCTCGACAGGAACCAGTCTAGCCCACCTCGAAGAGGATGACGTGACACTCGTTGATATGGCTATGAGCAACAAACACAAAGAGATCTACTGGCACGGCCAGAAACTCCCCTCCTCTGAAACCCCCTTACATCTATCGATCTATAAATCCTGCCCTGAGACTCATGCCGTTATCCACACACACTGTCCTCAGATTACCTACAACCCTAACTATATGCATCTCAAAACCGAAGCCTATGTCACCTATGGCAACTTTGAGGTCATTGAACCGTTGCGAGATATCTTGCTTGCCAACGATGGTTTTGGCATCACGAGAATGCACGGTGAGGTTGTTCACGGTCCAACCCTTATCAACGCCTACGAAAAACTGAGAGTCTATCTACCCAAGAGAGAGAAAGTCAATGTCGGCTAA
- a CDS encoding methyltransferase domain-containing protein, translating to MTDSKTTYYNKKKATERDQFFKKFARNDGTTDVMLESARQILRPMDAARVLDLGTGNGFVLQKIIEAAGASALLTGIDNSEAMLERARSSFEWPASVRLQVMDNTKLDFPDNYFDLITAKAVTNISVSEVYRVLKPGGQFLYKEYGSGKGMVEILASLSPSKPHAGDTLKDEMERAGFSSITLTKYHLPVERDRQEVEALTETMRILPEGVSRDKVNNLIEDHFKDMQCKVIHSDPFLISAQK from the coding sequence ATGACAGACTCTAAAACTACCTACTACAACAAAAAGAAAGCGACTGAGCGAGATCAGTTCTTCAAGAAATTTGCCAGGAACGACGGTACTACCGATGTGATGCTGGAATCGGCCCGGCAAATCCTAAGACCGATGGACGCGGCTCGAGTTCTGGATCTTGGAACTGGTAACGGGTTTGTCCTCCAAAAGATTATTGAAGCGGCTGGAGCCAGCGCGCTACTTACCGGTATCGACAACTCCGAAGCGATGCTCGAACGGGCTCGAAGTTCGTTCGAGTGGCCCGCATCGGTGAGGTTGCAGGTTATGGATAATACTAAACTCGACTTTCCCGATAATTACTTCGACCTGATCACAGCTAAGGCGGTTACCAATATATCTGTCAGCGAGGTATACAGAGTCCTCAAGCCAGGTGGACAGTTTCTCTATAAAGAGTACGGCTCTGGCAAAGGGATGGTTGAGATCCTGGCTAGTCTATCTCCATCAAAACCCCACGCCGGTGACACTCTAAAGGACGAGATGGAACGAGCCGGGTTTAGCTCGATAACGCTGACTAAGTATCACCTGCCCGTCGAACGTGACCGCCAAGAAGTGGAAGCACTTACGGAAACAATGCGCATACTGCCTGAAGGTGTCAGCCGTGATAAAGTTAATAACCTAATCGAAGACCATTTTAAGGACATGCAATGCAAAGTCATACACTCAGACCCGTTTCTGATAAGCGCTCAGAAGTGA